A genomic segment from Aridibaculum aurantiacum encodes:
- a CDS encoding zinc-dependent peptidase — translation MIERVAIIVSSVGALAILYIIIRYRRRPLKPFPPLQESDRMLLCQYVSFYRKLSAELQQEFEQRMVHFLSNVKITGVNTEVERIDQLFIAASAIIPIFNFHNWEYMNLNEVLLYPGSFDHEFNQEGEERTRAGVVGDGPYQNMMILSKPDLRYGFMNSESKTNTGIHEFVHLIDKTDGAVDGVPRSLVDQQYVLPWLSLMQYKIQQIHDEQSDIDPYGATNQAEFFAVASEYFFEQPELLQQNHPELYRLLTKIFRHKEDDETSKNQQVEQA, via the coding sequence ATGATAGAACGGGTAGCCATTATAGTTTCATCGGTAGGCGCTTTAGCTATTCTATATATCATCATTCGCTATAGAAGGAGGCCACTAAAGCCTTTTCCTCCCTTGCAGGAAAGTGACAGGATGCTGCTATGTCAGTACGTTTCTTTTTACCGAAAATTGAGTGCAGAACTGCAACAGGAGTTTGAGCAGCGGATGGTGCATTTTCTTTCTAATGTCAAGATCACAGGAGTGAATACTGAGGTGGAGCGTATAGACCAGCTATTTATTGCGGCCAGTGCCATCATTCCCATATTCAATTTTCATAACTGGGAGTACATGAACCTGAACGAAGTGCTGCTGTACCCGGGTAGTTTCGATCATGAATTTAACCAGGAAGGAGAAGAAAGAACACGAGCCGGTGTGGTGGGTGATGGACCATATCAAAACATGATGATCCTTTCGAAGCCTGACCTGCGCTATGGCTTTATGAATTCTGAAAGCAAAACCAATACAGGCATCCATGAATTTGTTCATTTAATTGATAAAACAGACGGAGCAGTAGACGGTGTGCCCCGTTCTTTGGTAGACCAGCAGTATGTTTTGCCGTGGCTCAGCCTGATGCAGTATAAGATACAGCAGATACACGATGAGCAGTCAGATATTGATCCTTATGGTGCCACCAACCAGGCAGAATTTTTTGCTGTTGCTTCTGAATATTTTTTCGAGCAGCCGGAACTGTTACAGCAAAATCATCCTGAATTATACCGTTTGCTGACAAAGATCTTCAGGCATAAAGAAGATGATGAAACCAGCAAAAATCAGCAGGTAGAACAGGCATAA
- a CDS encoding DUF6702 family protein: protein MSFLLNKYLVACVVGVFLLCTTANSTVYHPFYVSVTEMNYNAQSRSMEISCKMFVDDMEEVLKHNYKTAVDLGNAKLQEQNNRVIQDYIQRRLSLQIEGKPVQLKFVGFEKDKESVYCYFEVTDLAPSKKIAVSNSILYDLTKEQINIIHVMMNGKRQSTKLDNPKKDASFSF, encoded by the coding sequence ATGTCCTTCTTGTTAAATAAGTATTTGGTGGCTTGCGTGGTGGGTGTGTTTCTTCTTTGTACTACGGCAAACAGCACCGTATATCATCCTTTTTACGTAAGCGTAACAGAGATGAACTACAATGCCCAAAGCCGTTCCATGGAAATTAGCTGTAAGATGTTTGTAGATGATATGGAAGAGGTATTGAAGCACAATTATAAAACCGCTGTTGACCTGGGCAATGCAAAATTGCAGGAACAGAATAACCGGGTGATACAAGATTATATTCAACGAAGACTAAGCCTTCAAATAGAAGGTAAGCCTGTACAACTGAAGTTTGTTGGTTTTGAAAAGGATAAGGAATCGGTGTATTGTTATTTTGAAGTAACTGACCTGGCACCGTCAAAAAAGATTGCGGTAAGTAATTCCATTCTTTATGATCTTACTAAAGAGCAGATAAACATAATCCATGTAATGATGAATGGCAAGCGCCAGAGCACCAAACTGGATAACCCAAAAAAGGATGCAAGCTTTAGCTTTTGA
- a CDS encoding HupE/UreJ family protein, producing the protein MSDFGFYFSLGWEHIISLDALDHQLFVIALTVLYTLKDWKKVLILVTAFTIGHSITLALSTLDIIALPTELVEFLIPLTISITALFNIIKRKPSVKTVQVNYLFALFFGLIHGLGFANTLKFMLAKGQALGTSLLAFNLGLEVGQVIVVVLLLLLTHLILSYTKVQQRTWIIFISSIVLVVSLKLVLERLSF; encoded by the coding sequence ATGAGTGATTTCGGGTTTTACTTTTCCCTCGGATGGGAACACATCATTAGCTTGGATGCTTTAGATCACCAACTTTTTGTGATAGCACTTACTGTATTGTATACTCTGAAGGACTGGAAGAAAGTGCTGATTTTAGTTACTGCTTTCACCATTGGTCATTCCATCACGCTTGCCCTTAGTACGCTTGATATCATTGCTCTGCCAACGGAACTGGTGGAGTTCTTGATACCACTTACGATTTCTATTACAGCGTTATTCAATATCATCAAGCGAAAGCCTTCAGTTAAGACGGTACAGGTAAATTATTTATTTGCACTATTTTTTGGGTTGATACATGGACTTGGTTTTGCAAATACACTAAAGTTCATGTTGGCAAAAGGGCAAGCTTTGGGCACATCGTTGCTTGCTTTCAACCTTGGGCTGGAGGTTGGGCAGGTGATTGTAGTCGTTTTGCTACTCTTGCTTACCCATCTTATCCTTAGTTATACCAAAGTACAACAGAGAACATGGATCATTTTCATATCTTCCATAGTCCTTGTTGTTTCTTTAAAATTAGTTTTGGAAAGGTTATCATTTTAA
- a CDS encoding M1 family metallopeptidase gives MRRTFLSFLSGFIILSAGAQNIQNNPGSNHGNKFEQLGTILSTPNEYRTASGAPGNKYWQQRCDYDIKATLDEKNLRLIGSETLTYYNNSPDPLSYLWLQLDENEHSSTKNANYQTSNSMRSVATTRTLEGMADTKKDNGFGVNITRIRDAQGKPIPYVVNKTMMRVDLPAPLKPGQKLVFSIDWNYNIPDRMVQGGRGGYEYFADTKDYLFTIAQWFPRMCVYSDFQGWQNHQFTGRGEFALTFGNYKVQMTVPADHVVGSTGECQNYQQVLTPQQLARWQRAQTTKEPIEIVTLDEAKQREQKKSTGTKTWIFTAKDVRDFAWTSSRKYVWDAMPINIEGKKVMCMSFYGKEAYGLYRPYSTKVVAHTIKTYSHFSIPYPYPVAQSVEASNGMEYPMICFNYGRTEKDGTYTEQVKNGMIGVVIHEVGHNFFPMIINSDERQWSWMDEGLNTFVEYLTEEMFDNKFPSRRGPAWTIVDYMRLPKDQLEPIMTNSENIIQFGPNAYSKPATGLNILRETIMGRELFDYAFQQYCRRWAFKHPTPADFFRTMEDASGEDLDWFWRGWFYSTDVTDISLDTVRFMIPELNATPRTRDTTATVARPMIPGFDDISKIRNREDKSIRFQTDVDTTLRDFYWYYSRGLKKVDTSRFPVTVGGALEALDEESKQQFRNKYFYELTFSNKGGLVMPIIIEWTYKDGTKEVERIPAQVWRHNEKQVVKSFMKDKEVSAIQIDPLRETADIDHTNNIWGAITTPPSRFQVFKQKQEGRGQSSGRNPMQSEIK, from the coding sequence ATGAGAAGAACATTCTTGAGTTTTCTTTCAGGGTTCATCATTTTATCAGCTGGTGCACAAAACATTCAAAACAACCCCGGCTCCAACCACGGGAACAAGTTTGAACAGTTGGGTACCATCTTATCTACGCCTAATGAATACCGCACAGCCAGCGGGGCCCCGGGTAATAAATACTGGCAACAGCGCTGCGACTACGACATCAAAGCAACGCTTGATGAAAAGAACCTGCGACTTATAGGAAGTGAAACACTTACCTACTACAACAATTCTCCTGATCCGCTTTCTTACCTATGGTTGCAGCTGGATGAGAATGAGCATAGCTCTACAAAAAATGCGAACTACCAGACCAGCAATTCAATGCGGTCAGTAGCAACTACCCGCACATTGGAAGGTATGGCGGATACTAAAAAAGACAATGGTTTTGGTGTAAACATCACCCGCATTCGCGATGCACAGGGTAAGCCTATCCCGTACGTGGTAAACAAGACCATGATGCGTGTAGACCTGCCTGCTCCACTGAAGCCTGGTCAAAAGCTGGTTTTCTCCATCGACTGGAACTATAACATTCCTGACCGTATGGTACAGGGTGGACGCGGTGGATATGAATATTTTGCCGATACCAAAGATTACCTGTTCACTATTGCGCAGTGGTTTCCACGTATGTGCGTGTACAGCGACTTCCAGGGATGGCAGAACCACCAGTTTACCGGCCGCGGCGAGTTTGCCTTAACCTTCGGAAATTACAAAGTACAAATGACCGTTCCTGCTGACCACGTTGTTGGTTCTACAGGTGAATGTCAAAACTACCAGCAGGTACTTACGCCACAGCAGCTGGCGCGTTGGCAACGTGCACAAACAACCAAAGAGCCAATTGAGATTGTAACGCTGGACGAAGCAAAGCAGCGTGAGCAGAAGAAATCTACTGGTACCAAAACATGGATCTTCACGGCTAAAGATGTACGTGACTTTGCATGGACCTCTTCACGCAAGTATGTGTGGGATGCTATGCCTATCAATATTGAAGGAAAGAAAGTGATGTGCATGAGCTTTTATGGCAAAGAAGCCTATGGCCTGTATCGTCCTTATTCTACCAAAGTAGTAGCACATACTATTAAAACTTATTCTCACTTCAGCATTCCTTACCCTTACCCTGTGGCACAGAGTGTAGAGGCGAGCAATGGTATGGAGTACCCAATGATCTGCTTTAACTATGGCAGAACAGAAAAAGATGGCACTTATACTGAGCAGGTGAAGAATGGTATGATTGGCGTTGTTATCCACGAAGTAGGTCACAACTTCTTCCCTATGATCATTAACAGCGATGAGCGCCAGTGGTCGTGGATGGATGAAGGACTGAATACATTTGTAGAATACCTGACCGAGGAAATGTTTGATAACAAGTTTCCTAGCCGTCGTGGGCCAGCCTGGACCATTGTAGATTATATGAGACTTCCAAAGGACCAGCTGGAGCCTATCATGACCAATTCTGAGAACATCATACAATTTGGACCAAACGCTTATTCAAAGCCTGCTACAGGTTTAAATATTTTGCGCGAAACGATCATGGGCCGCGAGTTGTTTGACTATGCCTTCCAGCAGTATTGCCGCCGTTGGGCATTCAAGCACCCTACGCCTGCAGATTTCTTCCGCACCATGGAAGATGCCAGTGGCGAAGATCTTGACTGGTTTTGGCGTGGATGGTTCTATAGTACAGATGTAACAGATATCTCTCTTGATACTGTACGCTTCATGATACCGGAATTGAATGCCACACCACGTACACGCGATACAACGGCTACTGTTGCACGCCCAATGATTCCTGGTTTTGACGATATTTCAAAAATCCGCAACCGCGAAGACAAGAGCATCCGCTTCCAGACTGATGTTGATACTACTCTTCGCGACTTTTACTGGTACTACAGCCGCGGCCTAAAGAAGGTGGATACCAGCAGGTTCCCTGTTACAGTTGGTGGTGCGCTGGAAGCACTGGACGAAGAAAGCAAGCAGCAGTTCCGCAACAAATACTTCTACGAGCTGACCTTCTCGAACAAAGGCGGTCTTGTAATGCCGATCATTATAGAATGGACCTATAAAGACGGAACAAAAGAAGTAGAACGTATCCCTGCACAAGTGTGGAGACACAATGAAAAGCAGGTGGTAAAATCTTTCATGAAGGACAAAGAAGTTTCTGCTATACAGATAGATCCACTACGCGAAACTGCTGATATTGACCACACCAACAATATTTGGGGAGCTATCACAACGCCTCCAAGTCGTTTCCAGGTGTTTAAACAAAAGCAGGAAGGTCGTGGACAATCATCTGGCCGCAATCCAATGCAGAGCGAGATTAAGTAG
- a CDS encoding CAP family protein → MTAFGKHLLLLAAVALAWVNAGAQSSNRYTGSALSAAEASKILEHHNQARKEVGVQPLEWSTSMSSYAQEWANYLAATKGCDLIHRQRAGEDGKKYGENLFWGSSTRSYQPSDASNAWYSEKGSYVYDQLANNNWNTTGHYTQMIWKGSREIGVGVAYCAGGGLIVVANYYPAGNVISQYPY, encoded by the coding sequence ATGACGGCCTTCGGTAAACATCTTTTACTTCTTGCAGCAGTTGCCCTTGCCTGGGTAAATGCTGGTGCGCAATCATCCAACCGCTATACCGGGAGTGCACTTTCTGCAGCAGAGGCGTCAAAGATTTTAGAACATCACAACCAGGCAAGAAAGGAAGTAGGCGTGCAGCCGCTTGAGTGGAGCACATCCATGTCTTCCTATGCACAGGAATGGGCAAACTATCTTGCGGCAACCAAGGGCTGCGATCTTATTCACAGGCAAAGAGCTGGTGAAGATGGGAAGAAATATGGTGAGAACCTGTTCTGGGGAAGCTCCACCAGGTCGTACCAGCCTTCGGATGCATCAAATGCCTGGTACAGCGAAAAAGGTAGCTACGTGTACGACCAGCTGGCCAACAACAACTGGAATACCACCGGCCACTACACACAAATGATCTGGAAAGGCAGCAGGGAAATAGGTGTGGGTGTAGCCTACTGCGCTGGCGGAGGATTGATAGTAGTTGCCAATTATTATCCTGCAGGAAACGTGATATCCCAATACCCGTATTAG
- a CDS encoding SDR family NAD(P)-dependent oxidoreductase, whose amino-acid sequence MDFTNKNVLVTGGSRGIGRACAKLFSDLGAKVIITYKSNEKEAAQTLAMLRPGKHNMYQLDIADAAAIQAVYKQVMDQYHRLDVLVNNAGVFLEHKIAEVSYEVWQKVWAETISTNLVGVSNLCFIVAQQMIQQQYGKIINISSRGAFRGEPDHPAYGASKAGLNALTQSLAVALGKYNIVVGAVAPGFVETDMAAAYLESEAGEKVRQQSPMNRVATAEEVARVVAMMASDGVEFMTGGIVDVNGASYLRS is encoded by the coding sequence ATGGATTTTACAAACAAGAATGTGCTGGTTACAGGTGGCTCAAGAGGTATAGGCAGAGCGTGTGCTAAGCTGTTTTCAGATCTTGGTGCTAAGGTCATCATCACCTACAAAAGCAATGAAAAGGAGGCAGCGCAAACGCTGGCAATGTTGCGCCCGGGAAAGCACAACATGTACCAGCTGGATATAGCTGATGCCGCTGCCATACAAGCTGTTTATAAACAGGTGATGGATCAATACCACAGGCTGGATGTACTGGTAAACAATGCGGGTGTTTTTTTAGAACATAAAATAGCAGAAGTGAGCTACGAGGTGTGGCAGAAGGTGTGGGCTGAAACCATATCGACAAACCTGGTGGGAGTGAGTAATCTCTGTTTTATAGTTGCACAACAGATGATACAACAGCAGTACGGTAAGATCATCAATATCTCTTCGCGTGGTGCATTTCGTGGGGAGCCGGATCATCCGGCCTATGGAGCCAGCAAAGCAGGATTAAATGCTTTGACACAATCACTAGCTGTAGCACTTGGTAAGTATAATATTGTGGTTGGAGCTGTAGCGCCGGGTTTTGTAGAAACAGATATGGCCGCAGCTTACCTGGAAAGTGAGGCTGGTGAAAAGGTACGGCAGCAGAGCCCCATGAACCGGGTAGCCACCGCGGAAGAAGTAGCCCGGGTAGTAGCCATGATGGCTAGCGATGGAGTAGAATTTATGACAGGCGGAATAGTGGATGTGAATGGGGCATCTTATTTACGCAGCTGA
- a CDS encoding vWA domain-containing protein: MKLLLTTLAAMCTFGTYQLTKNSADTTEVTSSKQEIIQAKKPASSSKIQVAILLDVSNSMDGLIDQAKSQLWNMVNTVGKATCEGETPAIEIALYEYGRSSNNQRDGYIKKVSPFTKDLDQLSEELFKLTTNGGDEYCSHVIYISLQQLNWDTAANTYKVIFIAGNEDFNQGSVTWSTACAEAKRKGVTVNTIYCGDRAQGMREHWNLGSECGNGSYTNINQNAKLEDIRTPYDSMLFVLNDKLNVTYIGYGTMGESKAAKQVMMDKANKSVSANTMAARVSVKGKANLYKNEEWDLVDATAKDPAIIEKVDMKSLPAEYKNKTKEEVKQLIQQKGIERGKLQNQIAALSAQREAYIAAERKKNATKAEATLETEVERVIKQQVRRYNMIIE, encoded by the coding sequence ATGAAACTGCTGCTCACCACCCTCGCTGCCATGTGCACATTTGGCACATACCAACTCACAAAAAATTCTGCCGACACCACTGAGGTTACTTCATCAAAACAGGAGATAATCCAGGCAAAGAAACCAGCATCATCATCCAAAATACAAGTGGCCATCCTGCTGGATGTAAGCAACAGTATGGACGGCCTGATCGACCAGGCAAAGTCGCAACTATGGAATATGGTAAATACAGTAGGTAAGGCTACTTGCGAAGGTGAAACACCGGCCATAGAGATAGCGCTGTATGAATATGGCCGCAGTAGCAACAACCAGCGCGATGGCTACATCAAAAAGGTCAGCCCTTTTACTAAAGACCTTGACCAACTATCGGAAGAACTTTTTAAATTAACCACCAATGGCGGCGATGAATACTGCAGCCATGTTATCTACATCTCGCTGCAGCAGCTTAATTGGGACACCGCAGCAAACACGTACAAAGTGATCTTCATTGCCGGAAACGAAGACTTCAACCAGGGATCAGTTACTTGGTCAACAGCCTGTGCAGAGGCAAAACGTAAGGGTGTAACTGTAAATACGATCTACTGTGGCGACCGTGCACAAGGCATGCGTGAGCATTGGAACCTTGGCAGCGAGTGTGGCAATGGCAGCTATACCAACATCAACCAGAATGCAAAGCTGGAAGACATTCGCACTCCCTACGACAGTATGCTCTTTGTGCTGAACGACAAGTTGAACGTAACTTATATTGGATATGGTACTATGGGTGAGTCTAAAGCTGCCAAACAGGTAATGATGGACAAGGCAAATAAATCTGTAAGTGCAAACACAATGGCCGCCCGTGTTTCAGTAAAAGGAAAAGCAAATCTTTACAAGAACGAGGAATGGGACCTGGTAGATGCAACAGCTAAAGATCCGGCAATAATAGAAAAAGTTGACATGAAGAGTTTACCTGCTGAATACAAGAATAAAACAAAGGAAGAGGTAAAGCAGCTGATTCAGCAGAAAGGCATAGAGCGCGGTAAACTTCAAAACCAGATTGCTGCGTTAAGTGCACAACGTGAAGCCTACATAGCCGCAGAACGTAAGAAGAATGCAACTAAGGCAGAAGCAACACTGGAAACAGAAGTGGAGCGTGTGATAAAGCAACAAGTGCGCAGGTATAACATGATCATTGAGTAA
- a CDS encoding asparaginase domain-containing protein, whose amino-acid sequence MSIRIIITGGTFDKEYNELNGQLFFKDTHLPEMLKLGRCVVDVQVQSLMMIDSLEMTDEHRQAIADACIASAEDKIIITHGTDTMTNTASFLQEVVQGKTIVLTGAMIPYKFGSSDGLFNLGGAMAFVQALANGVYVAMNGRYFKAGTVRKNKATGLFEAL is encoded by the coding sequence ATGAGCATACGGATCATCATTACTGGCGGCACGTTCGACAAAGAGTATAACGAGTTGAATGGCCAGCTGTTTTTCAAGGACACGCACTTGCCGGAGATGCTGAAGTTGGGAAGATGTGTGGTAGATGTACAGGTGCAGTCGCTGATGATGATAGACAGCCTGGAGATGACGGATGAGCACCGGCAGGCTATTGCAGATGCCTGTATTGCTTCTGCTGAAGATAAGATCATCATTACCCACGGAACGGATACTATGACTAATACAGCTAGCTTTCTCCAGGAGGTTGTGCAGGGAAAAACGATTGTACTTACCGGCGCAATGATCCCTTACAAGTTTGGTAGCTCCGATGGATTATTCAATCTTGGTGGCGCTATGGCCTTTGTGCAGGCGCTGGCCAATGGCGTTTATGTAGCCATGAATGGCAGGTACTTTAAAGCAGGTACGGTAAGAAAGAATAAGGCTACCGGTTTATTTGAAGCTTTATAG
- a CDS encoding DUF3089 domain-containing protein — MKKFAGLFIITCLFSAASPAQPALAQSQQNKQQATADAGAPDYSNLKYWASHPRKRDTGDSIPSFLKNEKRDTLADVFFLHPTTYTQRMEEGKWNADVNDEWLNLHTDNRTILNQATIFNGSCRVFAPRYRQVHLRTFFTFNNPAAATAFDVAYEDLKQAFLYYLQHHNNGRPILIAAHSQGSLHAIRLLKEFFDGKPLQKQLVCAYVVGWQIKPTDLKTIPLGQSADATGCIVGWRAYKKGTSDFLVQTENGNGMVVNPLTWTTLDAWAPASLHKGMVDKRFNSLAPVTISAGIDPKLKILGVEVSGSAEGIGSNTNYHVADYNLFYMNVRENVKTRVDAYLKKNMQKK, encoded by the coding sequence ATGAAAAAGTTCGCCGGCCTGTTTATTATTACTTGCTTGTTTTCAGCTGCTTCACCTGCTCAACCTGCCTTAGCGCAAAGCCAGCAAAATAAACAGCAGGCTACTGCTGATGCTGGCGCTCCTGATTATTCTAATTTAAAATATTGGGCTTCGCATCCACGCAAGCGCGATACTGGTGATAGTATTCCTTCATTTTTAAAGAACGAGAAACGCGATACGCTTGCAGATGTATTCTTTCTCCATCCTACAACCTATACACAACGTATGGAAGAAGGGAAATGGAATGCTGATGTAAACGATGAGTGGCTTAATCTACACACTGACAACAGGACGATCTTAAACCAGGCGACTATTTTCAATGGCAGCTGCCGCGTATTTGCACCTCGTTACCGCCAGGTTCACCTGCGTACATTTTTTACTTTCAATAACCCTGCTGCTGCTACTGCATTCGATGTAGCTTATGAAGACCTGAAGCAGGCATTTCTATATTATTTACAGCATCACAACAATGGCCGACCTATATTAATAGCAGCTCATAGCCAGGGGAGTTTGCACGCTATCAGGTTGCTGAAAGAATTCTTTGATGGCAAGCCTCTACAAAAGCAATTGGTATGTGCATACGTAGTTGGGTGGCAAATAAAACCTACTGATCTTAAAACAATTCCTCTTGGTCAATCTGCTGATGCAACAGGTTGTATAGTAGGCTGGAGAGCTTATAAAAAAGGAACCAGTGATTTTTTAGTACAAACAGAAAATGGTAATGGGATGGTAGTAAATCCACTTACCTGGACCACCTTAGATGCGTGGGCACCCGCATCCTTACATAAGGGAATGGTTGATAAAAGATTTAACTCACTTGCTCCTGTTACTATAAGTGCAGGTATCGATCCAAAGCTGAAAATACTTGGAGTGGAAGTTAGTGGCAGTGCTGAAGGCATAGGTAGCAATACAAATTATCATGTGGCTGATTACAACCTCTTTTACATGAATGTGCGGGAAAATGTAAAAACAAGAGTTGATGCTTATTTAAAAAAGAATATGCAGAAAAAATAA
- a CDS encoding APC family permease, with protein sequence MSASNLSRSLGLQLVVVVVIGNIIGSGVYKKVAPMAAELQSSGWVLVCWIIAGIISLFGALCNAEVAGLLADTGGEFAYYKKIYNRFFAFLFGWSLFTVIQTAAISSLAYVFAESLQSIIQLPPVLASMSEVSIGEVFFPFAYFEVKLIAITLIILLTWINTHGVKTGAGVSTAILLLVFAGIFTIIIFGLSSGRSDLSRISLQTLDGSTVSTSSVFTAMLAAFWAYQGWAAIGYIGGEIKDAKRNIPRGITIGVLVVISIYLLVNATYLSLLPVDALQGVYTSGNQIAAIEAVRSFWGQGGGLFISILILITTLGCTNATILASSRPYFAMAREGLFFKSVEKLNEKKAPANSLLYQCIWACVLVLSGTFDQLTDMIIFAVFIYYGATTLGVFILRKKMPDAPRPYKVWGYPIVPAIVVLFCIGLVFNTFFSRPREAAMGLILMSTGIPMYYFFRKKYVQDSGGDN encoded by the coding sequence ATGAGTGCATCCAATCTTAGCAGGTCGCTTGGCTTACAACTCGTGGTGGTAGTGGTGATAGGCAACATCATTGGCTCAGGCGTGTATAAAAAAGTAGCACCCATGGCTGCAGAGCTTCAGTCGTCGGGGTGGGTACTTGTCTGCTGGATCATTGCCGGCATTATCAGTTTGTTTGGTGCCTTGTGTAATGCAGAGGTGGCAGGGCTTTTAGCTGATACAGGTGGCGAGTTTGCCTATTATAAAAAAATTTACAACCGGTTTTTCGCCTTCCTGTTTGGCTGGTCACTTTTCACGGTTATACAAACGGCAGCCATCTCATCGCTGGCTTATGTTTTTGCTGAATCGCTGCAGAGCATTATCCAGTTACCGCCTGTTTTAGCTTCTATGTCTGAAGTTTCTATCGGTGAGGTATTTTTTCCTTTCGCGTACTTCGAGGTTAAACTCATAGCCATAACACTCATCATCCTTCTCACCTGGATAAATACTCATGGTGTAAAAACAGGAGCAGGTGTAAGTACAGCAATACTACTGCTGGTATTTGCAGGCATATTTACCATTATCATCTTTGGTCTTAGTAGTGGCCGCTCCGACCTTAGCAGGATCTCACTACAAACACTTGATGGATCTACCGTTTCTACCAGCAGCGTTTTCACAGCCATGCTTGCGGCATTTTGGGCATACCAGGGTTGGGCTGCTATTGGATATATAGGTGGAGAGATAAAAGATGCGAAACGTAACATTCCGCGAGGCATTACAATAGGTGTGCTGGTTGTAATAAGCATTTACTTGTTGGTAAATGCTACTTACCTGTCGCTGCTGCCTGTGGATGCATTGCAAGGCGTGTATACCAGTGGTAACCAGATTGCGGCCATAGAAGCTGTAAGGAGTTTCTGGGGACAAGGCGGTGGCTTATTCATTTCCATACTTATTCTTATCACTACGTTGGGCTGTACCAATGCTACTATTCTTGCAAGCAGCCGTCCCTATTTTGCCATGGCGCGTGAAGGCCTATTTTTTAAAAGCGTAGAAAAACTGAATGAGAAAAAAGCACCAGCTAACTCGCTGCTTTACCAATGTATATGGGCATGTGTATTGGTGCTGTCAGGCACTTTCGATCAACTGACCGATATGATCATTTTTGCAGTATTTATATATTATGGCGCTACCACGTTAGGTGTATTTATTCTGCGGAAAAAAATGCCGGATGCTCCACGGCCTTATAAAGTTTGGGGTTATCCAATCGTACCGGCGATTGTAGTGTTGTTCTGTATAGGACTTGTGTTCAATACATTTTTCAGCAGGCCACGTGAAGCTGCAATGGGATTGATATTAATGTCTACAGGAATACCGATGTATTATTTTTTCAGAAAGAAATATGTGCAGGACTCAGGTGGAGATAATTAG